One Solibacillus sp. R5-41 DNA segment encodes these proteins:
- the ppaX gene encoding pyrophosphatase PpaX has translation MKTKALLFDFDGTLLDTNDLIIQTFMQIFDEKFPGQYTTQDCLKFIGPSLKQTFDELTPGETDEMIAKYKKWNAEHHDQLVKGYDAVLETLEQLHAMGIKLAIVSTKGSEGLARGMNVLGAGHLFDVIVGLDDVTHVKPHPEPILLALKKLGVTKEEAIMIGDNSHDIEGGKNAGVRTAGVSWAAKGEAFLQQFNPDYMLHHMRDLLAIVKEV, from the coding sequence ATGAAAACGAAAGCATTATTATTTGATTTTGATGGAACTTTACTCGACACAAATGACTTAATTATCCAAACATTTATGCAGATTTTTGACGAAAAATTTCCCGGGCAATATACGACACAAGACTGCTTAAAGTTCATCGGTCCGTCATTAAAGCAGACTTTTGACGAACTAACACCTGGTGAAACGGATGAAATGATTGCCAAATATAAAAAGTGGAATGCTGAGCATCACGATCAGCTTGTAAAAGGCTATGATGCTGTATTAGAAACGCTTGAACAATTACATGCTATGGGCATAAAATTAGCTATCGTTTCAACGAAAGGTAGTGAAGGATTAGCTCGTGGGATGAACGTGTTAGGGGCAGGTCATTTATTTGATGTTATTGTAGGATTAGATGATGTCACACATGTAAAGCCTCATCCAGAGCCGATATTACTTGCACTGAAAAAATTAGGTGTAACGAAGGAAGAAGCCATCATGATTGGCGACAATTCACATGATATTGAAGGCGGTAAAAATGCAGGGGTACGAACAGCAGGCGTATCTTGGGCAGCAAAAGGAGAAGCGTTTTTACAGCAATTTAATCCGGATTATATGCTCCATCATATGCGTGATTTATTAGCAATTGTGAAGGAGGTCTAA
- the lgt gene encoding prolipoprotein diacylglyceryl transferase yields the protein MVTQLLTINPVAFHLGPIPVNWYGILIGVGIVLAYFLAQREAVRLGLDDEFIADFLIWAVPIGILSARIYYVAMKWDYYGANPGRIIEIWNGGIAIHGALIGAFITAYFFTKKRKVSFLRLADIAAPSILIGQIIGRWGNFVNQEAYGGPVTREFLENLFLPNWVIEQMYIKSENTYVHPTFLYESLWNLIGFVILIVSRKFNWRRGEMFFFYLIWYSFGRFFIEGLRTDSLYLVGDLRSAQVVSIIGIAVGIIAIVYRRINVKPVVRYLDKK from the coding sequence ATGGTCACACAATTATTAACGATTAACCCTGTTGCATTTCACTTAGGTCCAATACCGGTGAATTGGTACGGGATTCTTATTGGGGTAGGAATTGTCCTCGCTTATTTCCTTGCACAAAGAGAAGCGGTTCGTTTAGGACTGGACGATGAATTTATCGCAGACTTTTTAATTTGGGCAGTACCAATCGGCATTTTGTCGGCGCGTATTTATTATGTCGCAATGAAATGGGATTATTACGGTGCTAATCCAGGTCGTATTATCGAAATTTGGAATGGCGGTATTGCGATTCACGGTGCATTAATTGGTGCATTTATTACAGCTTATTTCTTTACAAAAAAACGGAAAGTAAGCTTTTTACGCTTAGCGGATATTGCCGCACCGAGTATTTTAATCGGTCAAATTATTGGGCGTTGGGGCAATTTTGTTAATCAAGAAGCATATGGTGGCCCCGTTACACGTGAGTTTTTAGAAAACCTTTTCCTACCGAATTGGGTTATTGAGCAAATGTATATTAAAAGTGAAAATACATATGTGCACCCCACTTTTTTATATGAATCGCTATGGAACTTAATTGGTTTTGTCATTTTGATTGTTTCACGTAAATTTAACTGGCGTCGCGGGGAAATGTTCTTCTTCTACTTAATTTGGTATTCATTTGGACGTTTTTTCATCGAAGGTTTACGTACAGATAGCTTATATTTAGTAGGCGATTTACGTTCGGCACAGGTCGTATCCATAATCGGTATTGCGGTTGGTATTATTGCGATTGTTTACCGTCGAATAAATGTTAAACCAGTAGTACGCTATTTAGATAAAAAATAA
- the hprK gene encoding HPr(Ser) kinase/phosphatase — MIQVITKDVMEKFNLQLVSGQEGIGRYITMGDISRPGLEMAGYFTHYPANRVQLLGKTELSFFEMLPAAEKKDRMKQLCSHQTPAIIISRDMSVPQELIDASNENHVPVFITPINTTRFSSLLTNFLESKLAPTTAMHGVLVDVYGIGVLIIGKSGVGKSETALELIKKGHRLVADDSVEIRQEAENMLIGSPPPLLEHLLEIRGIGIIDIMTLFGASAIRPYKRITLIVELENWDPEKFYDRLGLDEEKMKIIDTEVTKLTIPVQPGRNVSVIIEVAAMNYRLKKMGVNAAEEFSRRLDDMIAANDEMDDF; from the coding sequence ATGATTCAAGTAATTACAAAAGACGTTATGGAAAAGTTTAATTTGCAGCTTGTAAGTGGACAAGAAGGAATTGGACGATACATAACGATGGGTGATATTTCAAGACCTGGACTTGAGATGGCGGGTTACTTTACGCACTATCCTGCAAATCGTGTGCAGCTTTTAGGGAAGACGGAACTATCATTTTTTGAAATGTTACCAGCAGCTGAAAAAAAAGACCGTATGAAGCAACTTTGTTCGCACCAAACACCAGCAATCATTATTTCACGTGATATGAGCGTGCCTCAAGAATTAATTGACGCATCCAATGAAAATCATGTACCCGTTTTTATTACGCCGATAAATACGACAAGATTTTCAAGTCTCCTAACGAACTTTTTGGAAAGTAAGCTTGCACCAACTACGGCTATGCATGGTGTGCTTGTTGATGTATACGGAATTGGTGTATTAATTATCGGCAAGAGCGGTGTCGGGAAAAGTGAAACTGCGTTAGAGCTGATCAAAAAGGGGCATCGACTTGTAGCAGACGACAGTGTAGAAATTCGTCAGGAAGCAGAAAATATGCTCATTGGTAGCCCGCCCCCATTATTAGAGCATTTACTCGAAATTCGAGGCATTGGGATTATTGATATTATGACCCTGTTTGGTGCAAGTGCCATTCGCCCGTATAAAAGAATTACGCTTATTGTAGAATTAGAAAATTGGGATCCTGAGAAGTTTTATGATCGTCTAGGATTAGATGAAGAAAAAATGAAAATCATTGATACGGAAGTAACGAAATTAACCATTCCAGTACAGCCTGGTCGAAATGTTTCGGTAATTATTGAAGTAGCGGCAATGAATTATCGCCTGAAAAAAATGGGGGTGAATGCTGCCGAAGAATTTTCACGTCGATTAGATGATATGATTGCCGCAAATGATGAGATGGATGATTTCTAA
- a CDS encoding cytochrome c: protein MKKSLLTLVFGSALFLAACGGNDKDSSTGETAQPTGEKIVMQTCATCHGGKLQGAGAPALDKLGAKYSEQEILDIINNGTDKGMPPGLLQGAEAEAAAKYLAGLK from the coding sequence ATGAAAAAAAGTTTACTTACATTAGTATTTGGTTCGGCGCTATTTTTAGCTGCATGTGGTGGGAATGATAAAGACTCATCTACTGGCGAAACTGCACAACCTACTGGTGAAAAAATTGTCATGCAAACTTGTGCTACTTGCCATGGTGGTAAATTGCAAGGTGCAGGTGCTCCAGCATTAGATAAATTAGGTGCAAAATATTCGGAGCAAGAGATTTTAGATATTATTAATAATGGTACTGATAAAGGAATGCCTCCTGGTTTACTCCAAGGTGCTGAAGCCGAAGCAGCAGCAAAATATTTAGCTGGATTAAAATAA
- a CDS encoding YitT family protein — MTESKVSSQSSNKNTVLEYLFVLIGAAIIALGFNVFLFPNQVASGGVSGISTILNGLFGWNAGIIQYAFNIPLFIAGVLILGKKFGLKSLVGTLALPLFVIITGNWEAWTLNPLLGAIFGGIVVGLGIGLVFKGNASTGGTDLLAQIITKFTGLTLGTSVLFIDGVVAVSAAIVFDLEKGLYALIGLYVTTKTIDIVQLGFSQSKMVYIITNYEKEVRDAIYEEINRGITKIPAIGGYTGEARPVLMVVVYQTEFTKLKQVLKNVDPNAFVIVSDAYEVLGEGFKSV, encoded by the coding sequence ATGACAGAATCAAAAGTTAGTTCGCAAAGTTCAAATAAAAATACAGTTTTAGAATATTTATTTGTACTTATTGGTGCTGCTATCATTGCACTTGGATTTAATGTGTTTTTATTTCCAAATCAAGTAGCATCCGGTGGAGTTAGTGGAATTAGTACGATTTTGAATGGTCTATTTGGCTGGAACGCCGGGATTATCCAATATGCATTTAATATTCCATTATTTATTGCTGGAGTACTGATTTTAGGGAAAAAATTTGGTTTGAAATCGTTAGTAGGGACGTTGGCATTGCCTCTTTTTGTAATTATTACAGGTAATTGGGAAGCGTGGACACTCAACCCTTTACTCGGTGCTATTTTTGGTGGCATTGTTGTAGGTTTAGGAATTGGACTCGTATTTAAAGGAAATGCATCAACAGGTGGAACGGATTTACTTGCTCAAATTATTACAAAGTTCACGGGATTAACGTTAGGGACAAGTGTTTTATTCATTGATGGGGTTGTTGCAGTGAGCGCCGCAATCGTGTTTGATTTAGAAAAGGGATTATATGCACTCATCGGTTTATATGTAACAACAAAAACAATCGATATCGTTCAATTAGGCTTTAGCCAATCGAAAATGGTCTACATCATTACGAATTATGAAAAAGAAGTTCGAGACGCAATTTATGAAGAAATTAATCGAGGTATTACGAAAATCCCGGCAATTGGAGGATATACAGGCGAAGCTCGTCCTGTATTAATGGTGGTCGTCTATCAAACAGAGTTCACAAAGCTGAAACAAGTGCTGAAAAACGTTGATCCGAATGCGTTTGTAATCGTTTCGGATGCGTATGAAGTATTAGGTGAAGGTTTCAAAAGTGTATAA
- a CDS encoding EAL and HDOD domain-containing protein codes for MGVFIGRQPIFNAQEQVVAYELLYRNSEKNSFPMVDPDTATVDVLVNSFLSIGIDEVTKGKPSFVNFTKNLLMDTTLDYINPSRVVIEVLEDVPITEELVQRIIELRKRGFKVALDDFVMNENVHIYNELFANIDYIKIDFILTPLAKRMEIENNIKTHFPSIQLLAEKVETRNEYEVAKHSGYVLFQGYFFEQPQVIKSTEIPANTLQYFQIISLLRDEEPNMDVLAENIEREISLTYRLLQLINNSSKRTKSKVRSIKQAILLLGLTELRKWIYLLAMREINVNIKDDVFIELMRASLFRAKVCEKIARVNYKDNFSEYFLIGLFSLIDSLLKRPMNSVLRQLPLSENIVETISGVDTEMQPYLQFSIALSKLDWPRINELAEKLNIPSESILPIYKEVKDWVADAIVFNP; via the coding sequence ATGGGAGTATTTATTGGAAGACAACCAATTTTTAATGCTCAAGAGCAAGTGGTAGCATATGAGTTGTTATATAGAAATAGTGAAAAAAATTCATTTCCAATGGTCGATCCGGATACAGCAACCGTGGATGTTTTAGTGAACTCATTTTTATCGATTGGGATAGATGAAGTGACAAAAGGCAAGCCCTCATTTGTAAATTTCACAAAAAATTTATTGATGGATACAACGCTTGATTACATAAATCCTTCTCGAGTAGTAATTGAAGTATTGGAAGATGTTCCTATTACGGAAGAATTAGTTCAGCGCATCATTGAATTGCGAAAACGAGGCTTTAAAGTAGCGCTCGATGATTTCGTTATGAATGAAAATGTTCATATTTATAACGAACTATTTGCAAACATTGATTATATAAAAATTGATTTTATATTAACACCATTAGCGAAACGAATGGAAATAGAAAATAATATTAAAACGCATTTCCCATCTATCCAATTATTAGCGGAAAAAGTAGAAACACGCAATGAATATGAAGTGGCAAAACATTCGGGCTATGTTTTATTTCAAGGGTACTTTTTTGAACAGCCACAAGTTATTAAATCGACGGAGATTCCCGCTAATACTCTCCAATATTTCCAAATTATTTCTCTTTTGAGGGATGAAGAGCCGAATATGGATGTATTGGCAGAAAATATTGAGCGTGAAATTTCATTAACTTATAGGTTATTGCAGCTTATTAATAATTCATCAAAACGAACAAAATCAAAAGTTCGCTCTATTAAACAAGCGATTTTGCTATTGGGATTAACAGAACTACGAAAATGGATTTATTTATTAGCTATGCGTGAAATTAATGTAAATATCAAGGATGATGTATTTATTGAGTTAATGCGTGCTTCATTATTTAGAGCAAAAGTATGTGAAAAAATTGCTCGAGTAAATTATAAAGATAACTTCTCAGAGTATTTTTTAATCGGTTTATTTTCATTAATTGATTCGCTATTAAAACGTCCTATGAATAGCGTGTTGAGACAATTACCATTATCAGAAAATATTGTGGAAACAATTAGCGGCGTCGATACAGAAATGCAACCATACTTACAATTTAGTATTGCCCTAAGTAAGCTAGATTGGCCTCGAATCAATGAACTTGCAGAAAAATTAAACATTCCAAGTGAATCCATTCTCCCGATTTATAAAGAAGTAAAAGATTGGGTGGCCGATGCTATTGTATTTAATCCATAA
- a CDS encoding enoyl-CoA hydratase-related protein, which translates to MNIIQYEQKESVAYITLNRPAMLNAFNFEMLDELRKVIESIQIHPHIRLVIITGAGEKAFSVGADLKERKTLPDELVKRNLNRFGEVFSLIEQLPQPTICVLNGYAFGGGMELALACDFRIAADHITLGLTETSLGIIPGAGGTQRLPRLIGEAKAMELILTAARMNAREAFNYGILTKVVPAENLHDVTADFANSILRNAPIAIQQAKFAIRQGIKTDIQTGLQIERKAYELTIPTEDRIEALNAFSEKRAPQFKGK; encoded by the coding sequence GTGAATATTATTCAATACGAGCAAAAAGAGTCTGTTGCATATATTACGTTAAACCGCCCTGCGATGCTAAATGCCTTTAATTTCGAAATGCTTGATGAGTTGAGAAAGGTCATTGAATCAATCCAAATCCACCCACATATTCGACTTGTCATCATTACGGGTGCTGGTGAAAAGGCCTTTTCTGTTGGGGCAGATTTAAAAGAACGCAAAACTCTTCCTGATGAATTAGTAAAACGAAATTTAAATCGCTTCGGGGAAGTATTTTCTTTAATTGAACAATTACCTCAACCAACGATTTGTGTTTTAAATGGCTATGCATTTGGTGGAGGAATGGAGCTTGCACTAGCTTGTGATTTCCGTATTGCTGCAGATCATATTACATTAGGCTTAACCGAAACGAGCCTTGGCATTATTCCAGGTGCTGGTGGCACGCAGCGTTTACCCCGTCTCATAGGTGAAGCGAAGGCGATGGAGCTTATTTTGACAGCGGCAAGAATGAATGCACGTGAAGCATTCAACTACGGTATTCTAACAAAAGTCGTACCAGCAGAGAACTTACATGATGTAACAGCTGACTTTGCGAATTCCATCTTACGCAATGCTCCAATCGCGATACAACAGGCAAAATTTGCAATAAGACAAGGGATAAAAACAGATATCCAAACAGGACTGCAAATTGAACGTAAAGCCTATGAACTTACTATTCCCACTGAGGACAGAATTGAAGCATTAAATGCCTTTTCAGAAAAGCGCGCTCCTCAATTTAAAGGAAAATAA
- a CDS encoding VTT domain-containing protein: MSIIYGLIDFILNIDEHLVEIIQQFGNWSYGILFGIVFVETGIVIMPFLPGDSLLFASGTMAALGAFNLTTLLIVFFMAAVIGDTVNYHIGKKVGTSIPEKSFIGRFINRERMEIAQNFFNKHGGKTIVIARFMPFIRTFIPFIAGASRMNYKYFILYNVLGAFLWVMSCTLLGYFFGNIPIIKDNFSTVLILIIVISVLPAIIGAFRARTKKN, from the coding sequence ATGTCAATAATTTATGGTTTGATTGATTTTATTTTAAATATTGATGAGCATTTAGTTGAGATTATTCAACAGTTTGGTAATTGGTCTTATGGGATATTATTTGGGATTGTGTTTGTAGAAACGGGTATTGTTATAATGCCGTTTTTACCAGGTGACTCTCTCTTATTCGCAAGTGGTACAATGGCGGCTTTAGGTGCATTTAATTTAACGACGTTATTAATTGTATTTTTTATGGCTGCAGTCATTGGGGATACTGTCAATTATCACATTGGTAAAAAAGTCGGGACCTCGATTCCTGAGAAAAGTTTTATCGGGCGATTTATTAATCGTGAACGCATGGAAATTGCACAAAATTTCTTTAATAAACACGGTGGTAAAACGATAGTAATTGCTCGTTTCATGCCATTCATCCGCACATTTATTCCATTCATAGCAGGTGCGAGCCGCATGAATTATAAATATTTCATTTTATATAATGTGCTAGGTGCATTTTTATGGGTAATGAGCTGTACTTTATTAGGCTATTTCTTTGGAAATATCCCGATTATTAAGGACAATTTCTCAACGGTTTTAATTTTAATTATCGTTATTTCAGTATTGCCAGCCATTATTGGAGCATTCCGTGCGAGAACGAAAAAAAACTAA
- a CDS encoding S9 family peptidase, whose product MKTCLTKEHLYQIQSITNPVLAPNEQEAVFVRTQINEQENNYNAHLFHIDLASREIVQWTFGNEVIAAPAWSPDGKKIAFLSNRNEKNQLFIMHRQGGEAQAITTLPNGIQDFLWSPCGEKIWIASSVKKGLTIMQEEEKDEKKLLKPYAVDKLKYKADSVGLLPQDRFTQIAAVNVTTKEITSITAGDYSHSIQGISQDGQWLVISVNRAENTDDVFRTPLYLMNVETKEEKVLVDADGNYGGAEFSMDDRYIAYRGADQAFLNATHGHIYVYDRETGLTQKLTESFDAPVGDYSVADTQQNVDAPAVKWTENNDLYFQVSISGDVRLYYATLDGAIYPASPENEHIHGYAIFKNGNRALITASNATFPGELFDFDITTGERKQLTRFNEAFLNDVQLATPEAISYESKDGTIIHGWMMKPAQFEEGTKYPLIVEVHGGPHTLYANTFFHELQLLAAQGYGVLYVNPRGSHGYSQAFVDAVRGDYGGGDYEDIMAGVDYALANYSWVDDSRLGVTGGSYGGFMTNWIVGHTNRFKAAVTQRSISNWISFNGVSDIGYYFTEWQMQADMNDVEKLWKHSPLKYAAQVETPLLILHSERDFRCPIEQAEQFYITLKRMGKDVEFVRFPESDHNLSRTGTPNLRLERLEQIIGWFKRYL is encoded by the coding sequence ATGAAAACGTGTTTAACAAAGGAACATTTATATCAAATTCAATCTATTACGAATCCAGTTTTAGCACCAAATGAGCAAGAAGCGGTATTTGTTCGCACGCAAATAAATGAACAAGAGAATAATTACAATGCCCATTTATTCCATATCGATTTAGCATCAAGAGAGATAGTACAGTGGACATTCGGCAATGAAGTGATTGCAGCCCCTGCTTGGTCTCCAGACGGCAAAAAAATTGCCTTCTTATCGAATCGCAATGAAAAAAATCAATTATTTATAATGCATCGTCAAGGTGGCGAGGCACAGGCAATTACAACACTACCAAATGGTATTCAAGACTTTTTATGGAGCCCTTGTGGGGAAAAAATTTGGATTGCTAGTTCAGTAAAAAAAGGTCTTACAATAATGCAAGAAGAGGAAAAAGATGAAAAAAAACTTCTGAAGCCTTACGCAGTAGATAAGTTGAAATATAAAGCGGATAGCGTCGGATTATTACCGCAAGATCGTTTTACGCAAATTGCAGCTGTTAATGTTACGACGAAGGAAATTACATCAATTACCGCAGGGGATTATTCTCATTCAATTCAAGGCATTTCGCAGGATGGTCAATGGTTAGTCATCAGTGTGAATCGTGCTGAAAATACAGATGATGTATTCCGTACACCGCTTTATTTGATGAACGTTGAAACAAAAGAGGAAAAAGTGCTTGTAGATGCAGATGGAAATTATGGTGGCGCTGAGTTTTCAATGGATGATCGCTATATTGCGTATAGAGGGGCAGACCAAGCTTTCTTAAATGCTACTCATGGGCATATTTATGTATATGATCGTGAAACGGGTTTGACACAAAAGCTAACAGAAAGCTTTGATGCACCAGTTGGCGATTATTCAGTTGCCGATACGCAACAAAATGTGGATGCGCCAGCTGTTAAGTGGACTGAAAATAATGATTTGTATTTCCAAGTATCAATTAGTGGTGATGTCCGTCTTTATTATGCAACATTAGACGGAGCTATTTATCCAGCTTCACCAGAAAATGAGCATATTCATGGCTATGCGATTTTTAAAAATGGCAATCGCGCGTTAATAACTGCCTCTAATGCTACGTTCCCAGGTGAGCTATTTGATTTTGATATAACGACAGGCGAGCGGAAGCAGTTAACGAGATTTAATGAAGCCTTTTTAAATGATGTCCAGCTCGCAACCCCAGAAGCTATTTCGTATGAATCAAAAGATGGCACAATCATTCATGGGTGGATGATGAAACCAGCACAATTTGAGGAAGGCACCAAATATCCATTAATTGTTGAAGTTCATGGTGGACCACATACTTTATACGCGAATACATTTTTCCACGAGCTGCAATTATTAGCTGCACAAGGCTATGGTGTACTGTATGTAAACCCTCGAGGTAGTCACGGTTATAGCCAGGCATTTGTTGATGCAGTGCGCGGTGATTATGGTGGCGGAGATTATGAAGATATTATGGCGGGTGTCGATTACGCATTAGCCAATTATTCATGGGTAGATGACAGCCGACTTGGTGTAACGGGTGGTAGCTATGGTGGTTTTATGACGAACTGGATTGTAGGACATACAAATCGATTTAAAGCAGCCGTAACTCAGCGCTCAATTTCAAACTGGATCAGCTTCAATGGTGTATCAGATATTGGCTATTACTTTACAGAGTGGCAAATGCAAGCGGATATGAATGATGTGGAAAAGCTATGGAAGCATTCACCATTAAAATATGCCGCGCAAGTCGAAACACCATTACTTATTTTGCATAGTGAACGTGATTTCCGTTGTCCAATCGAACAGGCAGAGCAATTTTACATTACATTAAAGCGAATGGGGAAAGACGTAGAATTTGTCCGTTTCCCAGAAAGTGACCACAACCTTTCACGAACAGGCACGCCAAACTTACGCCTGGAACGCTTAGAACAAATTATAGGCTGGTTTAAGCGGTATTTATAA